A genomic window from Thermodesulfobacteriota bacterium includes:
- a CDS encoding YbaB/EbfC family nucleoid-associated protein: MSKGLGNIMKQARKMQERMGEVQKELAEKTCEASAGGGMVTATVTGGMQLVSLKIDPSVVNPDDVEMLEDLVVAAVGEAMKRSKEMASEEMGKLTGGLGLDIPGLF; this comes from the coding sequence ATGTCTAAGGGTTTAGGGAATATAATGAAGCAGGCCCGGAAGATGCAGGAGCGGATGGGCGAGGTGCAGAAAGAGCTCGCCGAGAAGACCTGCGAGGCCTCGGCCGGAGGCGGCATGGTCACCGCGACGGTCACCGGCGGTATGCAGCTCGTCTCCTTAAAGATAGACCCGTCGGTCGTCAACCCGGATGACGTCGAGATGCTCGAGGACCTGGTGGTCGCCGCCGTCGGCGAGGCCATGAAGCGCTCCAAGGAGATGGCCTCCGAGGAGATGGGTAAGCTTACGGGAGGGCTCGGGCTGGACATACCGGGGCTCTTTTAA
- the recR gene encoding recombination mediator RecR gives MQYAEPIKRLVEAFSRLPGIGEKTASRLALYVLNAKGGEGGCAEELAKALTEVKQSVGLCSECMSFSERDPCPICADNARDPSTVCVVGDYKDMAALESVGSYMGRYHILHGSLAPLKGIGPDEIRIKELLKRVDGGGVKEVILATSFDAEGEATAVYLMKLLKQYGAKLTRLASGVPVGSYIEYMDPSTLGRAMEGRKEL, from the coding sequence ATGCAATACGCGGAGCCAATTAAGAGGCTTGTCGAGGCGTTTTCAAGGCTTCCGGGCATAGGAGAGAAGACGGCTTCAAGGCTCGCGCTTTACGTACTTAACGCAAAGGGGGGCGAGGGGGGCTGCGCCGAAGAGCTCGCGAAGGCGCTTACCGAGGTTAAGCAAAGCGTGGGGCTCTGCTCCGAATGTATGTCGTTTTCCGAGCGGGACCCATGCCCGATATGCGCCGACAACGCGAGGGACCCCTCGACGGTCTGCGTGGTCGGGGACTACAAGGACATGGCCGCCCTCGAGTCGGTCGGCTCCTACATGGGAAGGTACCATATCCTCCACGGCTCGCTCGCGCCGCTTAAGGGGATAGGGCCCGACGAGATAAGGATCAAGGAACTCCTTAAGAGGGTAGACGGCGGCGGCGTAAAAGAGGTTATACTGGCCACCTCCTTCGATGCCGAGGGGGAGGCCACGGCCGTATACCTCATGAAGCTCCTGAAACAATACGGAGCCAAGCTCACCCGTCTCGCCTCCGGCGTGCCGGTCGGGAGCTATATAGAGTACATGGACCCCTCAACACTCGGAAGGGCTATGGAGGGCAGGAAGGAACTTTAA
- a CDS encoding 2-oxoacid:acceptor oxidoreductase family protein has protein sequence MESYIEVRWHGRAQQGVVTAAKVLGETALFEGKHVQAFPEFGPERMGAPVRAYNRISDEPIRMHCQVTEPKIVLIVDPTLIGMDLSGGMETSGGVTDGTPDDAVFIVNTKKSPAEMRKELDLNGSGAKVFTVDGSKISMETIGRHMPNTPMLGALAKATSIVNIEALISNFKENYAKKFSPKVIDGNVCAIQKGFDEVKGE, from the coding sequence ATGGAAAGCTACATTGAGGTAAGATGGCACGGCAGGGCTCAGCAGGGGGTCGTAACGGCCGCGAAGGTCCTCGGGGAGACCGCGCTCTTTGAAGGCAAGCACGTCCAGGCCTTTCCCGAGTTCGGACCCGAGAGGATGGGCGCGCCCGTAAGGGCCTATAACAGGATCTCGGACGAACCCATAAGGATGCACTGCCAGGTAACCGAGCCGAAGATAGTCCTTATAGTGGACCCGACCCTTATCGGCATGGACCTCTCCGGCGGCATGGAGACCTCAGGCGGGGTGACCGACGGTACCCCGGACGACGCGGTCTTTATAGTGAATACCAAGAAGAGCCCGGCCGAGATGCGTAAGGAGCTTGATCTCAACGGCAGTGGGGCGAAGGTATTCACCGTCGACGGCTCGAAGATATCGATGGAGACCATCGGAAGGCATATGCCGAACACCCCGATGCTCGGAGCGCTTGCGAAGGCCACCTCGATTGTGAATATCGAAGCGCTCATAAGCAACTTCAAGGAAAACTACGCGAAGAAGTTCAGCCCCAAGGTCATAGACGGCAACGTCTGTGCCATACAAAAGGGTTTTGACGAGGTAAAAGGAGAGTAG
- a CDS encoding 4Fe-4S binding protein has product MADSAKKMPLGGVIEKAGSADDYFTGDWRKLKPVLDGEKCTNCLICWVMCPDSAVIVEDGKMVGFDMEHCKGCGICAVECPDKIKAIDMEEEVS; this is encoded by the coding sequence ATGGCGGATAGCGCCAAAAAAATGCCGCTCGGCGGCGTTATAGAGAAGGCCGGCTCGGCCGACGACTACTTCACCGGCGATTGGCGGAAGCTGAAACCCGTCCTCGACGGGGAGAAGTGTACGAACTGCCTTATCTGCTGGGTCATGTGCCCGGACTCGGCCGTTATAGTGGAGGACGGGAAGATGGTGGGCTTCGACATGGAGCACTGCAAGGGCTGCGGCATATGCGCCGTTGAGTGCCCGGACAAGATAAAGGCGATAGATATGGAAGAGGAGGTCTCTTAG